The genomic window CAGCACCGAGATACACTATGCCTCAAAGTCTATGGCATTGAAACACATGATCCCAGTGGCATGTGCTGCCTCCCAAAAGTTCCCATGGTTCACTACACCTAGTCCTGCAGAAGTGCCCTGGGAGAAACGAATCACAGTCCAGAATGATGAGACAGGCTATGATGTGTTCTCATTGGCCCAATTTACTCACAAGCCCCAATGTGATTGCCCACCCTGTGTTCACAGTGAACAAGGGCAAACCTCTCAACCAGCAGAGGTGGCGGGGGCTACCCCAACGCTAGTATCTTCCCTTATGGATATTCCAGATAATTGGTGTCTTCTCTCAGATGATCTACTTGGGCCTATGTGAGGCCCAATTCTCCctgaaaacatttctaaaatgaatTATAACGATGTGCTGTTTTATCTGATATGTAACTGTATTTTGTGGCTTTGTTTGGGATGCTTTTGAGAAAGGGCACACCACGTTCATTTCATTTAAGCAAATGTTTCTATTTTGTATatccttttaaagaaaagaataaaattctgtGGCCACAAAAAAGGAATGGagcattcttttgtttcttttattaagaCACTCTGAGTTACCAAGTTattcgtagttgggttttataCACATgatattccagcaccaatcccaccaccagtgtcaacttctcacCAGCAGGGTTCCCAGATTCCCTCCCACCACACCCTAACCCCCAGCCTGCTAGcttgacaggcaccttttaaagttAAGATCTTctttatcgggcccggagagatagcacagcagtgtttgccttgcaagcagcccatccaggaccaaaggtggttggttcaaatcccggtgtctcatatggtcccccgtgcctgccaggagctatttctgagcagacagccaggagtaacccctgagcacccctggtgtggcccaaaaaccaaaaaaaaaaaaacagaaaaaaaagatctTCTTTATCAGTGTCATTGACTCTATGATTTGGTTAGTTAGCTCTGCTGCTCTTTCATACCACCAACATACACAAATCCCCTTGACTTATGCCCACTATTGCTTCCCAGctgtctcttcttctctcctcgatttctccttctcttccctgtctttctccttcttaaattctggggccaagagtgacATGGTCATCCATCTTTTAAAAAGTTGCATTCCTGGGGGgttagagtaatagcacaatggatagggcattagctttgcatgtggcagacctgggttcaatccctatcattccacatggtcccctgagcctgccaagtgtaacccctgagcatcaccaggtgtgatttaaaaacaaaaaacaatttgcaTTCCCACATCCATTTAGTCTATCTCAGGTAAGTGAAAGCATACTATATCtgtccttctttttatttatttatttatttatttatttatttatttatttttatttttgtccttctTCTGAGTCACTCCATTTAGCATGTTATCATCCTGTTCCATCCACattgcagcaaatttcatgatttcataatTCCTTACAGCTGCAAGtactccattatgtatatatacaccacatcGTCATGATCCACTTCTCTGCCATTGACACCGAGGCATTCTTTAAACTAAAGGGTGAACTATGGTTCACTCTCCTAAGTGTTTAACAAATACTCATGCCTGCTATCTTCTCTCTAGGCTTACTTGCTTTCTTTAAGTTTCAAGGAAAGTGCCCTTAACTGAATCCCTACCGGTGTGTTTCCAGGATTTCTAAATCCCCCAAGATACAAAGGATCACTCGAATGATCCCATGAAGTAAAAAGTAAAGCTCCCAAGGCCCAATGCAAATGCTCATACTTTTACTATAGACTTTTAGTACTTTGAAAAGAGTTTTGTTTCCTAACTTGTGTGACCAGAAAATGTTCATCCAGGTTTGGCTATTCATTAGCTTTTTCAAAGACTTGGAGGGGAAAGGATAAGtaaatttattcaacaaataataATTGAGGACTGCTACATTCCAGACACTACTCTAGGCAGTGAGGACAAGTCAGGGAATAGAAAGTGAGGTTCAGAGAAATTGAGATTGTGTGGCTAGTATATATATTGGCTATTAGAGAGAGAAACTCAGATAGTGACAAATATTGGGAAGGAATCAAAATGGTCAGTAGGGGTCTTCAAGGACTCATTGTTTGAACTAAGTTTGAATGTGAAAAGGGTCCCAGCCCTGGAATGATCTGAAGAGAGAAAATTCCAGATAGTCAAATGATCTGATTAGTCCTCATTATAGCTCTGAGAGAAGTAGCCTTACTACATTCATTTGACAAAAcaagagggctggagcaacaatATAACATGTGGCCAAGCCCGGTTCAATAGATGCCACCCAatgcttcaccaggagtgatctctgaatataaactcagaagtaaaacctgagtactgctgggtgtacttcttcctcaaaaaataaaaacaaggcaccaaatcactttcttttgtttgtttgtttggtttttgggtcacacccggcggtgctcaggggttactcctggctgtctgctcagaaatagctcctgtttgtttgccttgcaagcagccgatacaggacctaaggtggttggttcgaatcccggtgtcccatatggtaccccgtgcctgccaggagctatttctgagcagacagccaggagtaacccctgagcaccgccgggtgtggcccaaaaaccaaaaggaaggaaggaaggaaggaaggaaggaaggaaggaaggaaggaaggaaggaaggaaggaaggaaggaaggaaggaaggaaggaaggaaggaaggaaggaaggaaggaaggaaggaaggaaggaaggaaggaaggaaggaaggaaggaaggaaggaaggaaggaaggagaaatttcTGTACCATAAGTACAATGGAAATAAATCAAAGTCCAGTGACAGAGAAGCTGTGGTCCAGTTACATAAATGGATTCTATTCatatatttggaaatatataacaatgcagtttgctgcaacttgaatGGAACTGGAGGGCACCGTTatgtgaaataggtcagagggagaaagacaaatactgatgATCTCTCTCATCTATGAATTACAGAGAAACAAGGGAGTCAACAGTACCAAATGATGACAAATCCTTGGCCTTGGAATACAAAACTGAGATTCCCATGCAGTGGAGGAAAGGGTGGGGGAGAAAGAAGAGGTGGACAGAAGTGACAGGACAGTGCTGAGGACCTTGAGCACTTTGATGGTGCTGAGAGTGCAATCACTTGGTCACCTAAACTATAGTTTGCCTTTACAAAAGAAGGGTTAAGATCTCCTCATATGATTGTAGACCATCAAAATGGCAATCTTCATCCTCAGGACACAATTGGGAGAAGAAACATCAGAGGAGACCAGTGAAGAAGCATCATGAGGGAAAAAAGTCAGGGATGTGATTCAGTAGCAAATCCATGCTTCTAATGTGCAATTCTTGTCAACaaatggtccccagcactgccaggtgtgcctcctgCCATgcaagcactgttggatgtggctgaaaaaaagaaagggtctgAAACTCTGCATTTAAATTCACTAATTTATTTGCCCTTTTGATGTCATTCTCAAAGAGTTTTGCTTTTCCTTTAATGTGGTGATTGATGCTCATTTCAATTTAAGGAACcactatttaataaaaatcataggTGAAAAAATGTTCACACGGTCTGAATTGTATTTGTGATAACAGTAAGGAATGCTTTATTGCCATCCAAAGGAATGAGcattttcacctttttttgttCTCTCACAAATCCAAAAATGTCTAACACAATTTGTTATGATGAATATATGTCAAGTAGGCAAAAATTAGAGCCTTAATGAGATGCTTCACTCATGGAGAGAAACTCAGAGTAGCATTTAActgtgttctatttctttaagaataaatttttattcctAGAACATGAAAACAGCAAACAAGTTTTATAGCTGTGTAAATGACATGGAAATGTTCAGGGCAAAAGTCGTTAATTTTTATCAATAGCCCATTTGGAAGATGCTTAAAATATCCCcatccctccattcctccatcaatGAAATGTCAAGTGTTAAAATAAACATAGTCCTGCTCTCACACACATACCCCATGTttataagaaatacattttcaagGATAAGTGTTTAATTAAAGGGAaggctagggccagagagagggagggagagaaagagagggagagggagagggagagagagagagagagagagagagagagagagagagagagagagagagagagagagagagagagagagaaaacagcaggtaaggcacttgccttgtaatcagccaacctgggtctgatccccagcactccatatggtccttaaGTTCCTTCAGGaattatccttgagcactgagcaaggagtaagccctgaacaccaccaaatgtggcccaaaaaatgaataaaaaaggaaggttaatttttacagaaatttctatttttctttaattttagtaATTGTTCAACTCTAGTTAATTGCTGTTTGATTTCTATTATACACTCTTTATATTGGAAGTATACTATTTTATTCCAACAAAGGAGAAAGataggcagggagggagggagggagggagggagggagggagggagggagggagggagggaggaagaaaaagatgggattttctataacttttttaaaagacaataaatataccagagcgatggcacagtggtgggcatttgccttgcatgaggctgacccaggacgaacctcaatttgatcctgggcatcccatatggtcccccaagccaggagtgatttctgagtgcatatccaggagtaactcctgagtgtcacagggtgtggcccaaaacccccccaaaaggcAATAAACAGTTTGATAAGAGTTCAgccttttatattcatttatcttGAAACAACAgcatttatttgttgattttcatTGTACCTGGAGTATTATGCTTCATAGTGCTAATAAGGAAAGGGTTTCATGCATGATATGTTCCAACACTGAATCCTCCAGCAGCATGtctatttccctccaccattatctcaAGGTCCTCTCCCATCCACTCCAAAACCCCTGCAGTGCAGAACTCACTTTATCAACTGCATTTGTAACTCAGGGGTACTGTGGGTCTGCTATCTGGCCATGACTTAGCTAGGTGCCTCTGGCTCAGGGACTCTCTGGAGAGGTAGTCAGGCTCCACCAGAGTTGAACAAAGCACATCACATTCATTCCCCCGTGACTACTGGCAGAAGCCCTTAGCTCCTGCCTGTGGATCCACTGTAGGCTGTTGGTGCATCCTTAGAACATGTAAGATGATAAGTGTAATGACGAAGAGTATGACTATGACTACTATGATAAGGTGATGATGGTAATGATAAAGAGTCGTGGGTGAtgtgaggggaagggaagaggagagagaagaggaaggaaagagaatggaaaagagccAAGTTAGATGTCTTTTGCATGTGTGaccagagagataagacagtggataaagtgcttgccttgcatgtggtcaaacccagtttgaatcccaacagTCCGTATGTTCCACCAAGTACAGCCAAGAGTGACTCTTCAGCATAGTTGGGCACCcctacaggaaaaaaaagaagagagaattttcagaagaggacactggtgaagactTTCAAAGTCAAGAAAAGCTCATTCATAAGGTAAGTCAGATGAAAGATTAAACTGGGTACCCAGTCTAATGTTTCTAGTATTATTCATAATCCATAATATAAACTCTGTTGGCAGTCTTTTAATGTAATGTCAGTCAGATCAAACCGAACCTTTCATGTCATTCAGAAGCACAGTGGGAGTGTCCAAGTATATAAGCATACATGCAggtatatttgcatatatattatatggtcTATCTAACATAGAATATATCaatttattatatcattatataacaCACTTTGTATATCacttttattgtttctatttatagtatcattttatatttttcacttttcttttcttccttttttttttttttttttggtttttgggccacacccgacagtgctcaggggttactcctggctgtctgctcagaaatagctcctggcaggcacgggggaccatatgggacaccgggatttgaaccaaccaccttaggttctagatcggctgcttgcaaggcaagcaccgctgtgctatctctctggacccgcaCTTTTCAATAtagatataatgatatatattttaccCCACCccaatgatatatattttatatgtgtatatattacataattaCAATTACATTTTTGCCTCATTATATTCTTTACATATGCTATACATGTATATTGTCTACATTGTGAAGGAAGTGTTTCTTTACATATGCTATACATGTATATTGTCTACATTGTTATCCTTTTCCAGAGGTGAAGGAAGTGTTTCCAGAAGTGTTCCTCAACACTTATGACTTCTTTGTTCGTTGTTCTTTTTTCTTAGCTGATTCCAGATCATCTGGCTGGGTCTTTGGTTGACTCTTCTATGTTATCTGCAGGGCAAGGTAGAAAATCAAGTAATTCACAGAAAGGTTCCTTCACTGGGTCTCAAGGGGCAGAGAGATTGCAGGAAGCTTTGTAGACCATTTTCTGAAATAATGTCACACCCTTGTTCTTCAGTCAGTGGCTTGACCAGCTTTCCTTTAAAGATGTTTTCTGACAGGCTTTGGGGAATTGctctaaggaagaaaaaaatacatttttttaaatttacttatccattcatttatttttggctttggggccacacccggcagtgctcagggattacttttggctctgttcacagaaattactactggcaggttcaggggaccatatgctggagatcaaactcaggtctggcTCTTAAAGGCAAGATATCTTACCCATtatgctatcgctcaggctcctttatttatatttttaaattttcagtgtcgtttttattgttattgttattgaacTAACATAGCTGGCAGTTCTCAGGCCTAATCTCGAGTtctatgatcaggaatcactctgggagAGTTcggaggaccatgtgagatgtcaGAAATTGAGCCCGGGTCAGAGAGTGCacagcaaacgccctccctgctgtactatctcactggcttCAGATAAGTACATTTTAATGAAAGTTTTCAAACTTCAAGGGACACAAAACTGCTTGAGCCCTAGACAGCATTGCAGACACTTTCCATCTACAGTTACTAGGAAGCATATTTAAATTGCCCAACTTAGCTTCAGTGTTACTTTAactttgtcacacacacacacacacacaattatgtAAACAAGGAGCTCATGTAAATTATTGCCCTTTTAAAGTTCCTTCCAATTTTCAAAATACCTCTTCCTGTCAAGAATTCTTTGAGATTCTAAGGCTGCAACTCATCTCTAAAACATTCTTTTCCAGGTAGTGTCCATCTGTTTTCTAAGCTTTATTTACGTGACAAAGCACTAAAAGAAACCCAGTGCTGGCCCCTGGGAAGAGGCCAGTCTAAGGCAGTATGAGACTGGTTTCTGTGGGATGAGAGAAATTCCAGCTGGCCCCTCTAGCCAGGGTTGGCCGATTCCTATACCAACTCCCCATAATAATTTACAGCCCGCCAGCAAACTCAAGCAGTCTCTTCAAACATCTGACTTTGTTTATGATCCAAACTACACATTCATTCTCGTTTTCATTTCATATTTGATCGGCTTCATTTTCATCTCCACGAAGGTGGGGAACTCACTCTCCTGATTATGTTCAGATGCACCAAAGCCCTAAATATGCAGTGATATTTGGGTTACAGTAAATAAAGGGAAAGTTCCAGTTGCCCAAGTGactttcagtgttgttttaacgTCATGAAAATATTTCAGGAGTTTTGCTAAAGCAGCCCATGAAAAATAACGTTCTCTGTTTGAATCTCTGCCACCACCAGAAAACATTCTGCCTCAGTCGAGGTGCGTATTTCCAGTCAATTCAATAAGCCCATGATGCTAAGTTTCTAGATTCTTCCAGTGATTTTTGTTGGCCTGATTTTACTGataaattggtggtgggagtggttCTGgtctgtttcgttttgtttttgtttttctttctttttctttttctttttttttttttgtaatggagTTGATTTAGGAGCCACAGCAGAGAGTGCTAGGGCTATTCCCAGTTAGAGGCTGGTGGGgcacccctagtggtgctcagagatctcatggtgttggggatcaaaaccagccTGAGTGCTAGCTTGCATTCATCTTATTGAATTGTGTCTCTGACCTTTTTCTGATATTTTGAAACTTTGgggggtgttcagggcttactcctggctcagcacttcgGGATCACTCTTctaaggctcaggagaccatatggcatacctgggatcaaaccctgctaggctgcatacaaggcaagcaccttacccactgtactaccactccagtcccttaaaaacattttatgagaCATGTAAGAGTAAATTTATCTGCTCTTAAGAGCAATCAAGTCCAAATCCTAATCATATATGTCATTGTCTGTGCATGTGAAGGTATGTGACAGAGCAAGGAAAAGGGGGAGGAGAATAGTAGAATAGTTTTGGGGAACATCTAGCATGCCACCTGACATTTACTAAGTAGTATTTTCCATTATTCTTCcctattgaaagaaaagaaagaaagaaagaaagaaagagagagagagagagagagggagggagggagggagggaaggagggagggagggagggagagagggaaggagggagggagggagggagagagagaggaaggaaggaaggaaggaaggaaggaaggaaggaagaaagaaagaaagaaagaaagaaagaaagaaagaaagaaagaaagaaagaaagaaagaaagaaagaaagaaagaaagaaagaaagaaagaaagaaagaaagaaagaaagaaagaaagaaagaaagaaagaaagaaaagaaagaagaggaggaggaagagagggaggaaggaaatgaaagagggATGGAGGgcggggaagaagggagggacaAAGTAGGGAGGAAATAAAACTCTGTTTCACTAGAGGATGTCATAAAGGTTTACCAAAAATGTATGGAACGTAACCCTGAGTAATTACGATCCAACATTATGGGGCCAGGAAGATACTTCAGGAGTTACTGTGCATGCCTGGTCTGCTGTCCTTGTTGGCTGGGAATTACAGAGAGTGGATCCCAGGTTCCTTGAATGCCATTTGGGAaccctcaaaagaaaacaaaacagaaaaagattttcAGCATCGTAGTATTTTGGAAACATTGTTTCTACATACATAATGGAAACACCAAACACTATTATTTGCAACAAAAAATCAATTTCAGCAACAACACACTGATATAACATGACATTTCCATGAGCTTCACAGCTTTAAACTTTGAGAGAATTTTAAAAACTGCCAGATACTGAGatgtcatctcacaccagtgagaatggcacatatcaaaaatatgagCAATCTGTACTGGTGAGGATGTGAAGATAAAGACACTCTCATGCATTGCTGGTCAGAATGTAGTCTGATCAGCCCCTGtggaaacagtatggagagtcctcagCAAACTTAGAACTGAGCTGTCATgggacccagcaattccactcttgGGTATGTgcggggtctgggtgcatagagcagaagcatggacagaagtaagggagggatataaatgagaagcattagagagatctttaagagcattagttactttggagacaaaggtagaagaatcagtggtggagggag from Suncus etruscus isolate mSunEtr1 chromosome X, mSunEtr1.pri.cur, whole genome shotgun sequence includes these protein-coding regions:
- the PLAC1 gene encoding placenta-specific protein 1, with protein sequence MKLLKSLRGLLLFASLFSICSGHNAVTVACSVDWLTVTVQPFLLNSNVYVHSHELYLGQGCPVNHVRPHVYEFTYHVTQCGIRAKAISQGIVLYSTEIHYASKSMALKHMIPVACAASQKFPWFTTPSPAEVPWEKRITVQNDETGYDVFSLAQFTHKPQCDCPPCVHSEQGQTSQPAEVAGATPTLVSSLMDIPDNWCLLSDDLLGPM